The following proteins are encoded in a genomic region of Drosophila miranda strain MSH22 chromosome 4, D.miranda_PacBio2.1, whole genome shotgun sequence:
- the LOC108162423 gene encoding THO complex subunit 2 isoform X1, translating to MRRLKKLSKSHSVTVTPGSDGSSATTAMETATVAAASTASDTNGGSGAGSVLNPDIFKHFDKAGRSEFLKYLKQQLQESADSPVYDQNGVFRQGVSNAIYELLWQALRFTHKKDLILHLLTEVVAIHKDFPSLIVDVVNILDSETSLMTEGLQEERHGFVQLVKDMDKVVPESLLKERLEIDTLQEVGIVKNKGFYSKFIKVKTKLYYKQRRFNLFREESEGFAKLITELNQDFEESTTPESIMDIIKSLIGCFNLDPNRVLDIIIESFETRPDRWQLFIPLLRSYMPTGAIICEVLGYKFCHFKDSRTPRSLYHVCALLLKHEVIELNDVYVWLTPNDGSIKANWVQELSDAREMVRKLNLISTNKKEDDKEPPPPPPTVKRFDEEKYNLNQKFGLCEALLKVGDWENAHRIIQKLPEQSVVIQEPIARAIVELIHLSVEHIYYKKCFKAPAGRKQSRNRLYDDAKLVAKMQAREFVDLRKYTWPMANVLGPAMHCDTVLMYKLIRIMSKLIVEMGVDSMNGPPPNSEAEKHYYDIMTCMDSCILPSLLYLDNNCSMSEEIWAVLKYFPYHFRYSLYARWKNDSYQLHPNLIRRSGLAMRDIKGLMKRVSKENVKQLGRLVGKYCHCAPGLMFDYILLQIQMYDNLIAPVCDMLKFLTSLSFDCLGYCIIESLTLTGRGRFKDDGTSLSLWLQSLASFCGTIYKKYSIELSGLLQYVANQLKSQKSLDLLILREIVHKMAGVESCEEMTNEQLQALCGGEQLRGEAGYFSQVRNTKKSSNRLKEALANNDLAVAICLLMAQQKHCVIYRETAAHSHLKLVGNLYDQCQDTLVQFGTFLGSTYSVDEYVERLPSIITMLREYHINTDVAFFLARPMFTHQINQKYDQLRKSDPNAKKLTTTQRMQKYLDATQLIMNPIVESVRPLHSAKVWEDISPQFLVTFWSLSMYDLHVPNDSYQREIGKLKQLAHQAAEGKDSNQSKNKKEQERYIALMEKLNDERKKQHEHVDKIQQRLQEQRDSWFLLRSAKSAKNDTITQFLQLCLFPRCTFTALDALYCAKFVHTIHNLKTANFSTLLCYDRIFCDITYSVTSCTEGEATRYGRFLCAMLETVMRWHADQAVFNKECANYPGFVTKFRVSNQFSEANDHVGYENYRHVCHKWHYKITKAIVFCLDSKDFMQIRNALIILMRILPHYPVLAKLAQIIERKVDKVREEEKTKRPDLYVIASSYIGKLKLKTPSMFKESDFHQLPERLPTKDSQEPEAPGTGSGPSIKVLASDKVATQGLTSSTATKSGGSATSFYNSEQNATGKERDVKSSLSMRHDSKPTDPRVPPSSTANSAPSERESKQRDLPGARESHSRLTKDELHLHQEQQFQSGSINASNGSSQNDRHSREVDREREHEQRHSSLTSSHRSSRETNNRPKERTEAELNQRVRERAQRQEELEAAAAQRNQKREKTSRREERNRHEGLKTVDLVASNSTEHRQFDEYEGRHRDRDLSSVSNESNGSMQHRRSLEAIEYEKDSKRRKLESSSSSSKKVEELVDSVKKARLKTKERNKDKLSDEERDARKDRKLGRKRDRAEESNNVEHKRRREAQNGDDDLRERNRDKSPRERSHEKFDRERGGGAAGGSSSRGDDRQYSIKTTRSSRVNY from the exons ATGCGGCGCTTGAAGAAATTGTCGAAGAGTCACAGCGTGACGGTTACACCGGGGAGCGATGGCAGCAGTGCGACAACGGCAATGGAGACGGCGACGGTAGCGGCTGCATCGACGGCGTCCGACACAAATGGAGGGTCCGGCGCAGGCAGTGTCCTGAATCCAGATATATTTAAGCATTTCGACAAGGCCGGCAGAAGTGAATT TTTGAAATACCTCAAACAACAGCTGCAAGAAAGTGCCGACAGTCCCGTATACGATCAGAATGGAGTCTTCAGGCAGGGCGTCTCGAATGCCATATACGAGCTGCTCTGGCAAGCATTGCGCTTCACCCACAAGAAGGATCTTATCCTTCATCTGCTCACAGAAGTTGTG GCCATACATAAGGATTTCCCTAGTCTCATTGTGGATGTGGTCAATATTTTGGACAGCGAGACTTCCCTTATGACAGAGGGCCTGCAAGAGGAGCGTCATGGTTTTGTGCAGCTCGTCAAGGATATGGACAAGGTGGTGCCAGAGAGTTTGCTCAAAGAGCGCCTGGAGATTGATACGCTGCAGGAGGTGGGGATTGTGAAGAACAAGGGTTTCTACTCCAAGTTCATCAAGGTCAAAACCAAGTTGTA CTACAAGCAGCGACGCTTTAATCTATTCCGCGAGGAAAGCGAAGGCTTTGCCAAGCTGATAACCGAGCTGAATCAGGACTTTGAGGAGAGCACCACTCCCGAGAGCATTATGGACATTATAAAATCGCTGATAG GTTGCTTCAATCTGGATCCCAACCGCGTGCTGGATATCATAATTGAATCGTTTGAAACCCGCCCGGATCGTTGGCAATTGTTTATACCCTTGCTGCGCAGCTATATGCCCACGGGTGCCATTATTTGTGAAGTACTCGGCTACAAGTTCTGCCATTTTAAGGACTCTCGTACGCCCCGATCTCTGTACCATGTGTGCGCGCTGCTGTTGAAGCACGAGGTGATTGAACTGAACGATGTGTACGTCTGGTTGACCCCCAATGATGGCAGCATCAAGGCCAACTGGGTGCAAGAGCTGTCGGATGCCCGAGAAATGGTGCGAAAACTGAATCTGATCTCCACCAACAAAAAGGAAGACGACAAAgagccaccaccaccgccgccaacCGTTAAGCGGTTTGATGAGGAAAAGTACAATCTTAATCAAAAGTTTGGTCTCTGCGAGGCTCTGCTCAAGGTGGGGGACTGGGAGAATGCCCACAGAATCATACAAAAACTGCCGGAACAATCGGTGGTCATACAAGAGCCCATTGCCCGTGCCATTGTCGAACTGATTCATTTGTCCGTGGAGCATATATACTACAAGAAATGCTTCAAAGCCCCCGCCGGACGCAAACAGAGTCGCAATCGTTTGTACGATGATGCCAAGCTGGTGGCCAAGATGCAGGCCCGTGAATTTGTTGATCTGCGGAAGTATACATGGCCGATGGCTAATGTTTTGGGCCCGGCGATGCACTGTGACACGGTGCTAATGTACAAACTGATACGGATTATGAGCAAGCTAATTGTGGAGATGGGTGTCGACAGCATGAATGGCCCGCCGCCTAATTCAGAGGCGGAGAAGCATTACTACGACATAATGACCTGCATGGATTCGTGCATACTGCCATCGCTGCTGTATTTGGACAATAATTGTTCCATGTCCGAGGAGATTTGGGCTGTGCTCAAGTATTTCCCGTATCATTTTCGATACAGTTTGTATGCCCGATGGAAAAACGATAGCTACCAGCTGCATCCGAATCTGATACGACGCAGTGGCTTGGCCATGCGCGACATCAAGGGGCTGATGAAGCGTGTCAGCAAGGAAAATGTAAAGCAATTGGGTCGACTGGTGGGCAAGTACTGTCACTGTGCTCCTGGACTGATGTTTGATTAT ATACTCCTGCAAATCCAGATGTACGACAACCTTATCGCACCTGTCTGTGACATGTTGAAGTTCCTGACATCTCTGTCCTTTGATTGCCTGGGCTATTGCATCATTGAATCGCTGACTCTGACGGGTCGTGGCAGGTTCAAAGACGACGGCACTTCGCTTTCCCTGTGGCTGCAAAGTCTGGCCTCCTTTTGTGGGACCATCTACAAAAAATACAGCATCGAATTGAGCGGCCTGCTGCAGTATGTGGCCAATCAATTGAAGTCACAGAAGAGCCTGGATCTTCTAATACTACGCGAGATTGTGCACAAGATGGCTGGCGTGGAGTCGTGCGAGGAGATGACCAACGAACAGCTGCAGGCTTTGTGCGGGGGCGAACAGCTGCGCGGCGAGGCGGGCTATTTCAGTCAAGTGAGGAACACTAAGAAGTCATCGAATCGGCTGAAGGAGGCCCTGGCCAACAATGATCTGGCTGTGGCCATTTGTCTGCTGATGGCCCAGCAGAAGCATTGTGTGATCTATCGTGAAACGGCGGCGCATAGTCATCTGAAGCTGGTGGGGAATCTTTATGATCAGTGCCAGGACACGCTAGTGCAATTTGGCACCTTTTTGGGTTCCACCTATTCGGTGGATGAGTATGTGGAGCGACTGCCATCGATCATAACGATGCTAAGGGAGTATCACATCAATACGGATGTGGCATTCTTTCTGGCGAGGCCCATGTTTACACATCAGATTAAT CAAAAGTACGATCAATTGCGTAAATCCGATCCGAATGCCAAAAAACTGACCACCACACAGAGAATGCAAAAGTATCTGGACGCCACACAACTCATCATGAACCCCATTGTGGAGTCTGTGCGTCCGCTGCATAGTGCCAAAGTGTGGGAGGACATAAGTCCGCAGTTTTTGGTGACCTTCTGGAGCCTCAGCATGTACGATCTGCATGTCCCCAACGATAGCTACCAGCGTGAGATTGGAAAACTCAAGCAATTGGCCCATCAGGCGGCCGAGGGCAAGGACTCCAACCAGTCcaagaacaaaaaagaacaagagCGATACATTGCTTTGATGGAGAAGCTAAATGATGAGCGGAAGAAGCAACACGAGCATGTGGACAAGATACAGCAGCGTCTGCAAGAGCAGAGGGACAGCTGGTTCCTGCTGCGTTCGGCCAAGTCCGCCAAGAACGATACCATTACGCAGTTCCTGCAATTGTGCCTGTTTCCGCGCTGCACTTTCACTGCCCTGGATGCGCTCTATTGCGCAAAGTTTGTCCATACCATCCACAATCTAAAGACGGCTAATTTTTCCACCCTGCTGTGCTACGATCGG ATCTTCTGTGACATTACCTACTCGGTGACCTCTTGCACGGAGGGCGAGGCGACACGCTATGGCCGCTTTCTGTGCGCCATGCTGGAGACTGTGATGCGCTGGCATGCCGATCAGGCCGTTTTTAACAAGGAGTGTGCCAATTATCCCGGCTTTGTGACCAAATTTCGTGTCAGCAATCAGTTCTCAGAGGCCAACGATCACGTGGGCTACGAAAACTATCGACATGTGTGCCACAAGTGGCACTATAAGATCACCAAGGCCATTGTTTTCTGTCTAGACTCGAAGGACTTTATGCAGATACGGAATGCACTGATCATTCTCATGCGTATACTTCCACACTATCCCGTACTGGCCAAGCTGGCGCAGATCATTGAACGGAAGGTGGACAAAGTGCGCGAAGAGGAGAAGACCAAACGCCCAGATCTGTATGTCATAGCCTCCAGCTATATTGGCAAACTGAAGCTGAAGACACCGAGCATGTTCAAGGAGAGTGACTTTCATCAGTTGCCTGAGCGGTTGCCCACTAAAGATTCGCAGGAGCCGGAAGCCCCAGGCACTGGTAGTGGGCCCAGCATCAAAGTGTTGGCCTCGGATAAGGTGGCAACACAAGGTCTTACCTCATCAACGGCCACCAAGTCGGGGGGCAGTGCTACGTCCTTCTACAACAGCGAACAAAATGCAACCGGTAAAGAACGAGATGTAAAGTCAT CTCTCAGCATGCGCCACGACTCGAAACCCACCGATCCCCGGGTGCCACCATCATCCACCGCCAACTCAGCGCCGTCCGAACGGGAGAGCAAGCAAAGAGATCTGCCTGGAGCTAGAGAGTCACACTCCCGCCTCACGAAGGATGAGCTGCATCTGCACCAGGAGCAGCAGTTCCAGTCTGGCAGCATCAATGCCAGCAATggcagcagccaaaacgaTCGTCACAGCCGTGAAGTGGATCGTGAACGGGAGCACGAGCAGAGGCACAGCAGCCTCACCAGCAGCCATCGCAGCTCCCGAGAGACCAACAATCGCCCCAAGGAGCGTACCGAAGCGGAGCTGAATCAGCGTGTCCGAGAGCGTGCCCAACGCCAGGAAGAACTGGAGGCGGCAGCAGCCCAACGTAATCAGAAGCGAGAGAAGACATCGCGACGTGAGGAGCGGAATCGACACGAGGGTCTGAAAACAGTGGATCTGGTGGCCAGCAACTCAACTGAGCATCGACAGTTTGACGAGTACGAGGGCCGCCATCGGGATCGTGATTTGAGCTCTGTTTCGAACGAGAGCAATGGTTCCATGCAACACAGACGCAGCCTTGAGGCTATTGAATACGAAAAAG
- the LOC108162423 gene encoding THO complex subunit 2 isoform X2: MRRLKKLSKSHSVTVTPGSDGSSATTAMETATVAAASTASDTNGGSGAGSVLNPDIFKHFDKAGRSEFLKYLKQQLQESADSPVYDQNGVFRQGVSNAIYELLWQALRFTHKKDLILHLLTEVVAIHKDFPSLIVDVVNILDSETSLMTEGLQEERHGFVQLVKDMDKVVPESLLKERLEIDTLQEVGIVKNKGFYSKFIKVKTKLYYKQRRFNLFREESEGFAKLITELNQDFEESTTPESIMDIIKSLIGCFNLDPNRVLDIIIESFETRPDRWQLFIPLLRSYMPTGAIICEVLGYKFCHFKDSRTPRSLYHVCALLLKHEVIELNDVYVWLTPNDGSIKANWVQELSDAREMVRKLNLISTNKKEDDKEPPPPPPTVKRFDEEKYNLNQKFGLCEALLKVGDWENAHRIIQKLPEQSVVIQEPIARAIVELIHLSVEHIYYKKCFKAPAGRKQSRNRLYDDAKLVAKMQAREFVDLRKYTWPMANVLGPAMHCDTVLMYKLIRIMSKLIVEMGVDSMNGPPPNSEAEKHYYDIMTCMDSCILPSLLYLDNNCSMSEEIWAVLKYFPYHFRYSLYARWKNDSYQLHPNLIRRSGLAMRDIKGLMKRVSKENVKQLGRLVGKYCHCAPGLMFDYILLQIQMYDNLIAPVCDMLKFLTSLSFDCLGYCIIESLTLTGRGRFKDDGTSLSLWLQSLASFCGTIYKKYSIELSGLLQYVANQLKSQKSLDLLILREIVHKMAGVESCEEMTNEQLQALCGGEQLRGEAGYFSQVRNTKKSSNRLKEALANNDLAVAICLLMAQQKHCVIYRETAAHSHLKLVGNLYDQCQDTLVQFGTFLGSTYSVDEYVERLPSIITMLREYHINTDVAFFLARPMFTHQINQKYDQLRKSDPNAKKLTTTQRMQKYLDATQLIMNPIVESVRPLHSAKVWEDISPQFLVTFWSLSMYDLHVPNDSYQREIGKLKQLAHQAAEGKDSNQSKNKKEQERYIALMEKLNDERKKQHEHVDKIQQRLQEQRDSWFLLRSAKSAKNDTITQFLQLCLFPRCTFTALDALYCAKFVHTIHNLKTANFSTLLCYDRKSACGWFICSSVQESINNRKYLLFGPKNRTIKYPENTDCTVFGRTYRI; encoded by the exons ATGCGGCGCTTGAAGAAATTGTCGAAGAGTCACAGCGTGACGGTTACACCGGGGAGCGATGGCAGCAGTGCGACAACGGCAATGGAGACGGCGACGGTAGCGGCTGCATCGACGGCGTCCGACACAAATGGAGGGTCCGGCGCAGGCAGTGTCCTGAATCCAGATATATTTAAGCATTTCGACAAGGCCGGCAGAAGTGAATT TTTGAAATACCTCAAACAACAGCTGCAAGAAAGTGCCGACAGTCCCGTATACGATCAGAATGGAGTCTTCAGGCAGGGCGTCTCGAATGCCATATACGAGCTGCTCTGGCAAGCATTGCGCTTCACCCACAAGAAGGATCTTATCCTTCATCTGCTCACAGAAGTTGTG GCCATACATAAGGATTTCCCTAGTCTCATTGTGGATGTGGTCAATATTTTGGACAGCGAGACTTCCCTTATGACAGAGGGCCTGCAAGAGGAGCGTCATGGTTTTGTGCAGCTCGTCAAGGATATGGACAAGGTGGTGCCAGAGAGTTTGCTCAAAGAGCGCCTGGAGATTGATACGCTGCAGGAGGTGGGGATTGTGAAGAACAAGGGTTTCTACTCCAAGTTCATCAAGGTCAAAACCAAGTTGTA CTACAAGCAGCGACGCTTTAATCTATTCCGCGAGGAAAGCGAAGGCTTTGCCAAGCTGATAACCGAGCTGAATCAGGACTTTGAGGAGAGCACCACTCCCGAGAGCATTATGGACATTATAAAATCGCTGATAG GTTGCTTCAATCTGGATCCCAACCGCGTGCTGGATATCATAATTGAATCGTTTGAAACCCGCCCGGATCGTTGGCAATTGTTTATACCCTTGCTGCGCAGCTATATGCCCACGGGTGCCATTATTTGTGAAGTACTCGGCTACAAGTTCTGCCATTTTAAGGACTCTCGTACGCCCCGATCTCTGTACCATGTGTGCGCGCTGCTGTTGAAGCACGAGGTGATTGAACTGAACGATGTGTACGTCTGGTTGACCCCCAATGATGGCAGCATCAAGGCCAACTGGGTGCAAGAGCTGTCGGATGCCCGAGAAATGGTGCGAAAACTGAATCTGATCTCCACCAACAAAAAGGAAGACGACAAAgagccaccaccaccgccgccaacCGTTAAGCGGTTTGATGAGGAAAAGTACAATCTTAATCAAAAGTTTGGTCTCTGCGAGGCTCTGCTCAAGGTGGGGGACTGGGAGAATGCCCACAGAATCATACAAAAACTGCCGGAACAATCGGTGGTCATACAAGAGCCCATTGCCCGTGCCATTGTCGAACTGATTCATTTGTCCGTGGAGCATATATACTACAAGAAATGCTTCAAAGCCCCCGCCGGACGCAAACAGAGTCGCAATCGTTTGTACGATGATGCCAAGCTGGTGGCCAAGATGCAGGCCCGTGAATTTGTTGATCTGCGGAAGTATACATGGCCGATGGCTAATGTTTTGGGCCCGGCGATGCACTGTGACACGGTGCTAATGTACAAACTGATACGGATTATGAGCAAGCTAATTGTGGAGATGGGTGTCGACAGCATGAATGGCCCGCCGCCTAATTCAGAGGCGGAGAAGCATTACTACGACATAATGACCTGCATGGATTCGTGCATACTGCCATCGCTGCTGTATTTGGACAATAATTGTTCCATGTCCGAGGAGATTTGGGCTGTGCTCAAGTATTTCCCGTATCATTTTCGATACAGTTTGTATGCCCGATGGAAAAACGATAGCTACCAGCTGCATCCGAATCTGATACGACGCAGTGGCTTGGCCATGCGCGACATCAAGGGGCTGATGAAGCGTGTCAGCAAGGAAAATGTAAAGCAATTGGGTCGACTGGTGGGCAAGTACTGTCACTGTGCTCCTGGACTGATGTTTGATTAT ATACTCCTGCAAATCCAGATGTACGACAACCTTATCGCACCTGTCTGTGACATGTTGAAGTTCCTGACATCTCTGTCCTTTGATTGCCTGGGCTATTGCATCATTGAATCGCTGACTCTGACGGGTCGTGGCAGGTTCAAAGACGACGGCACTTCGCTTTCCCTGTGGCTGCAAAGTCTGGCCTCCTTTTGTGGGACCATCTACAAAAAATACAGCATCGAATTGAGCGGCCTGCTGCAGTATGTGGCCAATCAATTGAAGTCACAGAAGAGCCTGGATCTTCTAATACTACGCGAGATTGTGCACAAGATGGCTGGCGTGGAGTCGTGCGAGGAGATGACCAACGAACAGCTGCAGGCTTTGTGCGGGGGCGAACAGCTGCGCGGCGAGGCGGGCTATTTCAGTCAAGTGAGGAACACTAAGAAGTCATCGAATCGGCTGAAGGAGGCCCTGGCCAACAATGATCTGGCTGTGGCCATTTGTCTGCTGATGGCCCAGCAGAAGCATTGTGTGATCTATCGTGAAACGGCGGCGCATAGTCATCTGAAGCTGGTGGGGAATCTTTATGATCAGTGCCAGGACACGCTAGTGCAATTTGGCACCTTTTTGGGTTCCACCTATTCGGTGGATGAGTATGTGGAGCGACTGCCATCGATCATAACGATGCTAAGGGAGTATCACATCAATACGGATGTGGCATTCTTTCTGGCGAGGCCCATGTTTACACATCAGATTAAT CAAAAGTACGATCAATTGCGTAAATCCGATCCGAATGCCAAAAAACTGACCACCACACAGAGAATGCAAAAGTATCTGGACGCCACACAACTCATCATGAACCCCATTGTGGAGTCTGTGCGTCCGCTGCATAGTGCCAAAGTGTGGGAGGACATAAGTCCGCAGTTTTTGGTGACCTTCTGGAGCCTCAGCATGTACGATCTGCATGTCCCCAACGATAGCTACCAGCGTGAGATTGGAAAACTCAAGCAATTGGCCCATCAGGCGGCCGAGGGCAAGGACTCCAACCAGTCcaagaacaaaaaagaacaagagCGATACATTGCTTTGATGGAGAAGCTAAATGATGAGCGGAAGAAGCAACACGAGCATGTGGACAAGATACAGCAGCGTCTGCAAGAGCAGAGGGACAGCTGGTTCCTGCTGCGTTCGGCCAAGTCCGCCAAGAACGATACCATTACGCAGTTCCTGCAATTGTGCCTGTTTCCGCGCTGCACTTTCACTGCCCTGGATGCGCTCTATTGCGCAAAGTTTGTCCATACCATCCACAATCTAAAGACGGCTAATTTTTCCACCCTGCTGTGCTACGATCGG